The Rudaeicoccus suwonensis sequence AAGGTGCGAGACGTATGACGTCCGAGGCGGCGCCGGCCGGCGACAGCACCTCGCGTGACCGGTTGTTGGATGCGGCCCGGGATGCTTTTGCTGCCAAGGGGTTTCACGGAACCACCACTCGTGACATCGCCGCCGCAGCCGGTATGTCGCCTGCCGCGCTCTACGTGCACCACCCCACCAAGGAGTCGCTGCTCTTCGAGATCTCCCGCGCCGGCCACGAGGCCACCGTCGCCCGTCTGAGCGCAGCGCGTGCGGCCACCGTCAGCCCGACCGAGCAGTTGCGCCTGATGGTGCGCGAATTCGTCATCGGCCACACCGCGCGGCATACGACGGCACGGGTGGTGAACTACGAACTCGAGGCGCTCACGCCCGAGCACCGTGTGGTCATCGACGAGTTGCGGCACGCCATCCAGCAGTTGATGCGTGAGGTGCTCGCCGCCGGCGTCGAATCCGGCGAATTCGCTTGTGCTGACATCGGTATGACAGCCAACGCGATCATGGGTATGTCGATCGACGTCGCCCGCTGGTATCACGAGGACGGCGACTGGAGCGGCGAACGCATCGCTGCGCATCACGCGGACACGGCGGTGCTGATGGCCGGCGCTTCGTCGTCCGGTTGACGGTGCGCCGCGTCACACAAGGCAGGAATCCGGTGCCCGCGGCGCGATCCGTGCGACGATCGGCTGTATGAGACATTCGCGTCGTGTGTCCAGCGCCGATCGGCTGCAGCAGGCGATCGACCGTACGGCCGACGTCAATCCACAAATCGCGGCTGTCTGCACGCCGTCGCCGGACGCCCTGGACGACGCACGTCGTCGGGACACCGAAGAACCACGGAGCGCGCTGCACGGCATACCGGTCCTGGTCAAGGACAACATCGACACTGCCGGCCTGCCGACGACGGCGGGTTCGCTGGCGCTGGCCGACGTGCCGCCACCGTCTCGGGACGCCACGCTGGTACGCCGACTTCGGGACGCCGGCATGGTGTTGCTCGGCAAGACGAATCTGAGCGAGTGGGCGAATTTCCGTGACGGGAATTCCGTCAGCGGCTGGAGTGCCTACGGTGGCCTGACCCGCAATCCGTATGCGCTGAACCGGTCTGCGGGTGGCTCGAGTTCTGGCAGTGGCGCCGCTGTTGCGGCGGGCATCACACCGTTCGCGATCGGCAGCGAGACCGACGGTTCGATCACGTGCCCCGCTGCATTCAACGGATGCGTGGGACTCAAGCCAACGGTCGGTCTCGTGCCGCGGGACGGAATCATCCCGATCTCCCACTCGCAGGACTCACCGGGACCGTTGACCGCCACTGTCGCGCAGAGCGCAGCACTGCTTGCGGTGCTCACGGGTCAGGCGTATGACGCGGCGGTCGGACAGGAGCGATTGCGTGGTGTGCGCATCGGCGTGCCGCGAAAGACGTTCTGGGGCTACAGCGACCACGCGGACGGCCCGGCGGAACGGGCATTGCAACTGTTGTCCGAGGCAGGTGCGACGATCGTCGACAACGCCGATCTGCCCGCCGAGCTGGGCTGGCAGGACGAACTCCTGGTCATGCTCGCCGAGTTCCGTGCCGGCCTGGCCGACTACCTCAGGACCCGCTCAGGGGATGGCCCGCGCACCCTCGCCGACATCGTGCAGTTCAACAAGGCACACGCCGCCGAGGAACTCCC is a genomic window containing:
- a CDS encoding amidase family protein → MSSADRLQQAIDRTADVNPQIAAVCTPSPDALDDARRRDTEEPRSALHGIPVLVKDNIDTAGLPTTAGSLALADVPPPSRDATLVRRLRDAGMVLLGKTNLSEWANFRDGNSVSGWSAYGGLTRNPYALNRSAGGSSSGSGAAVAAGITPFAIGSETDGSITCPAAFNGCVGLKPTVGLVPRDGIIPISHSQDSPGPLTATVAQSAALLAVLTGQAYDAAVGQERLRGVRIGVPRKTFWGYSDHADGPAERALQLLSEAGATIVDNADLPAELGWQDELLVMLAEFRAGLADYLRTRSGDGPRTLADIVQFNKAHAAEELPHFGQSLLEEALVAPDLNDRRYLDALERCRAQSRGGGIDAVLREHDLTALVSPACPPAFLIDHVNPEHTAGACSTPAAQAGYPLLTVPSGVAAGLPVAVTFWGTAHSEQSLLRIAAAYEAARDGDTGPLPAPAFVPFV
- a CDS encoding TetR/AcrR family transcriptional regulator — encoded protein: MTSEAAPAGDSTSRDRLLDAARDAFAAKGFHGTTTRDIAAAAGMSPAALYVHHPTKESLLFEISRAGHEATVARLSAARAATVSPTEQLRLMVREFVIGHTARHTTARVVNYELEALTPEHRVVIDELRHAIQQLMREVLAAGVESGEFACADIGMTANAIMGMSIDVARWYHEDGDWSGERIAAHHADTAVLMAGASSSG